A single Methylomonas sp. AM2-LC DNA region contains:
- a CDS encoding phenylacetate--CoA ligase family protein has product MSNLQKSSTLDVLIDFINTSLDDLLAGQHAESAEEQLLSLFQYCAQQVPAYKQFLALHQVNPDQITNYLAFQSLPLISKSNYMQVYSLPARCLDGHLNCADRIAVSSGSTGQPTFWPRSAKFELDVAVRFEQVFVDSFHADQQTTLAVVCFALGNWVGGLFTTSCCWHLATKGYTLMVATPGNQKAEIFRVVQELAPHYAQTVLLGYPPFLKDVIDAGLAEGINWAAFNTKLVFAGEVFSEEWRSLVAQRVGSTQPCFDTASLYGTADGGVLGNETPLSIAIRRWLAQHPQAAHSLFGESRLPTLVQYDPHSRYFEVQEGMLVISAFNSVPLIRYGIADKGGLISYEDMWVFLGNYGITTFNQLGLPYNYQARQLPFVFVFGRIDFTVSYYGANIFPENIAVGLEQAKIMDWVTGKFVLGVRENQEGNSVLHIAVELLPNVLATDLMPFVIANSIRTQLLRLNSEFANYLPMERQLPQVSLHRFGDPEYFPVGVKHRYTVSAFKK; this is encoded by the coding sequence ATGTCCAACTTGCAAAAATCATCCACCCTTGATGTTTTGATTGATTTTATCAATACTTCGTTAGATGATTTACTGGCTGGACAACACGCGGAGAGCGCTGAAGAACAACTACTGAGCCTGTTTCAGTACTGCGCACAACAGGTACCCGCGTATAAACAGTTTTTGGCCTTGCATCAGGTTAATCCAGACCAAATTACAAATTACCTGGCGTTTCAGAGCTTACCCCTGATCAGTAAGAGCAATTACATGCAGGTTTATTCATTGCCCGCTCGCTGTTTGGATGGACATCTAAACTGTGCGGATAGGATAGCGGTATCTTCGGGGTCGACCGGCCAGCCTACCTTCTGGCCCAGGTCGGCCAAATTTGAATTGGATGTGGCGGTACGTTTCGAACAGGTGTTTGTTGATAGTTTTCATGCTGATCAGCAAACAACACTGGCAGTGGTGTGTTTTGCTTTGGGTAATTGGGTGGGTGGTTTGTTTACCACATCGTGTTGTTGGCATTTGGCGACTAAAGGCTATACGCTGATGGTGGCAACCCCAGGTAATCAGAAAGCTGAAATTTTTAGAGTGGTACAAGAACTAGCCCCGCATTACGCACAAACCGTATTATTGGGATACCCGCCTTTCTTGAAAGATGTTATCGATGCTGGCTTGGCAGAAGGTATCAATTGGGCGGCCTTCAATACCAAGCTGGTGTTTGCAGGTGAAGTTTTTAGCGAAGAATGGCGCTCCTTGGTGGCGCAACGTGTGGGTTCTACCCAGCCTTGTTTTGATACCGCTTCTCTGTATGGTACTGCCGATGGTGGGGTATTGGGCAATGAAACGCCGTTGAGTATTGCTATTCGTCGTTGGCTTGCTCAACATCCACAGGCTGCGCATAGTCTGTTTGGCGAATCTCGGCTACCTACTTTGGTGCAGTATGATCCGCATAGTCGCTATTTTGAAGTGCAGGAGGGTATGCTGGTTATTTCGGCATTCAATAGTGTGCCATTAATTCGTTATGGCATTGCCGATAAAGGTGGCTTGATTAGTTATGAGGACATGTGGGTGTTTTTGGGGAATTACGGTATTACCACGTTCAATCAGCTAGGTTTACCTTATAACTATCAAGCACGTCAGTTGCCCTTTGTGTTTGTATTTGGACGTATTGACTTCACCGTTTCCTATTACGGTGCCAATATCTTTCCTGAGAATATTGCCGTTGGTCTGGAACAAGCCAAAATTATGGATTGGGTAACAGGCAAATTTGTGTTGGGTGTGCGAGAAAATCAGGAAGGAAATTCGGTTCTGCACATTGCCGTCGAATTATTACCCAATGTGCTAGCCACTGATTTAATGCCTTTTGTGATTGCTAATTCGATTCGCACCCAACTATTACGCTTGAATAGCGAGTTTGCCAATTATTTGCCCATGGAGCGGCAACTACCTCAAGTTAGTTTGCATCGTTTTGGCGATCCGGAGTATTTTCCAGTAGGGGTTAAGCATCGTTATACGGTCAGCGCGTTTAAGAAATAG